One part of the Candidatus Zixiibacteriota bacterium genome encodes these proteins:
- a CDS encoding OmpH family outer membrane protein, with protein MKNVKMLWLAALALIMMAAIAPSASAQNLKIGFVKDDLIKDGYKAWTRAQEQWETERKVWDDAAQAKQTELETMLTDYDKQKLILSDEKRKEREASIRIKKDALDNYTKEIYGPGGKAEQKQETLLGPLLDNVSKAIESIAVEEGYDVIFTLQSGLGYIKETYDVTAKVLERLEKLGQ; from the coding sequence ATGAAGAATGTGAAAATGCTCTGGCTTGCCGCTCTCGCCTTAATCATGATGGCCGCCATTGCCCCGTCGGCTTCGGCTCAGAATCTCAAGATCGGTTTCGTAAAGGACGATCTGATTAAAGACGGCTACAAAGCCTGGACACGAGCCCAAGAGCAGTGGGAGACTGAGCGAAAAGTATGGGACGACGCAGCCCAGGCCAAACAGACTGAGCTTGAAACCATGTTGACCGACTATGACAAGCAGAAACTAATTCTTTCCGATGAGAAGCGAAAAGAGCGCGAGGCATCGATCCGGATCAAAAAAGACGCTCTTGATAATTATACCAAAGAGATTTATGGACCAGGCGGAAAGGCCGAGCAGAAACAGGAAACCCTTCTTGGGCCTTTGCTTGACAATGTATCCAAAGCTATCGAGTCGATTGCTGTGGAAGAAGGATATGATGTTATCTTTACCCTCCAAAGCGGCTTGGGATACATCAAAGAAACGTACGACGTAACTGCGAAAGTGCTGGAACGTCTTGAAAAACTCGGACAATAA
- a CDS encoding single-stranded DNA-binding protein — MSVNKAILIGRLGKDPELKYTPGGKAVANFSLATTERWSGQDGQKNESTTWHNIVAWGRQAELCKEYLAKGREVYIEGRIDNRSYDDKEGNKKYISEVIVQTLQFLGSKTGGSAGGGGSEVSAEAPAQARSGGEDDDLPF, encoded by the coding sequence ATGAGTGTGAACAAAGCAATCCTCATCGGGCGACTGGGGAAAGATCCGGAACTGAAGTACACGCCTGGCGGAAAAGCAGTGGCAAATTTTTCACTGGCCACAACCGAACGCTGGAGCGGTCAGGACGGTCAAAAAAATGAGTCGACCACCTGGCATAATATTGTTGCTTGGGGAAGACAAGCCGAATTGTGCAAGGAGTATCTTGCGAAAGGACGCGAAGTCTATATCGAAGGACGCATAGATAATCGAAGCTACGATGACAAAGAAGGGAACAAGAAGTATATCTCTGAAGTCATCGTGCAGACGCTTCAGTTCCTTGGCTCCAAAACCGGAGGCTCAGCAGGCGGTGGCGGCAGCGAGGTTTCAGCCGAAGCGCCAGCACAAGCGCGGTCGGGCGGCGAAGACGACGATCTGCCTTTCTGA
- the lpxD gene encoding UDP-3-O-(3-hydroxymyristoyl)glucosamine N-acyltransferase — MKNSDNNPSFSLGELAAKIGGTLDLPGNRDIQISGAAPIETAGPSDISFVANSRYTKFISATKAGALVLDATTESHGHAVIRHNKPYLTFARIVDILYPAAPLSKGAIHATTSIDNTAVIDSSAVIGPFCVIGANCRISSKTHLMSSIFIGERVTIGKNCLLYPGVKILDRSHIGDNVILHAGVVIGSDGFGYAESETGLYKIKQIGHVEIGNDVEIGANTTIDRGALGPTKIGHGTKIDNLVQIGHNVEIGQHSIIVAQTGIAGSVKIGNGVVIGGQVGLAGHITISDGVKIGSQAGVSNSLSSGKVVWGTPARELMEIKRIEACLTRLPELLKRVKKIEDKLLE, encoded by the coding sequence TTGAAAAACTCGGACAATAATCCATCATTCTCTCTCGGTGAGCTCGCCGCGAAAATCGGCGGAACTCTCGATTTGCCCGGAAACCGGGATATCCAAATAAGCGGGGCCGCGCCTATTGAAACGGCCGGCCCCTCTGATATTAGTTTTGTTGCCAATTCCCGCTATACAAAGTTTATCTCAGCCACAAAGGCCGGTGCGCTCGTCCTTGATGCTACAACCGAAAGCCACGGACACGCTGTCATACGCCATAATAAACCATACCTTACTTTTGCCCGCATAGTAGACATACTCTATCCTGCAGCCCCACTATCTAAAGGAGCAATCCATGCCACAACTTCCATCGATAACACTGCAGTCATTGATTCATCGGCTGTTATCGGTCCGTTTTGCGTAATTGGCGCAAACTGCCGCATAAGTAGCAAGACTCATTTGATGTCGTCGATATTCATCGGCGAACGGGTAACAATAGGCAAAAATTGTCTGCTATATCCGGGCGTGAAGATACTTGATCGGTCACATATAGGGGATAATGTCATACTACATGCCGGTGTGGTTATCGGCTCGGACGGTTTTGGCTATGCCGAATCCGAAACAGGATTATATAAGATAAAACAGATAGGCCATGTAGAGATTGGTAACGATGTTGAGATTGGCGCAAACACCACGATTGACCGGGGGGCGCTTGGACCTACCAAGATTGGCCACGGAACAAAGATCGATAATCTTGTGCAGATCGGTCATAACGTTGAGATCGGACAGCATTCAATTATCGTCGCGCAGACCGGCATTGCTGGTTCTGTAAAAATCGGCAATGGCGTTGTGATTGGCGGCCAGGTTGGGCTGGCCGGGCATATTACTATCAGCGATGGGGTCAAAATCGGTTCGCAGGCCGGTGTATCAAACTCGCTTTCTAGTGGGAAAGTTGTGTGGGGTACCCCAGCGCGCGAGTTAATGGAAATTAAACGTATCGAAGCCTGTCTCACACGGCTCCCTGAATTGCTCAAACGGGTAAAGAAAATTGAAGACAAGTTACTCGAATAA
- a CDS encoding NAD+ synthase, whose protein sequence is MTSISHIIIGYMPETQTTPLKSDYETIVQKSIQFLRTELEAAGRTGFVVGLSGGIDSSLCATLAVRAVGAHKLFGVMMPYRTSSPNSLDDARLMAEWLEIEHKIVDISPMIDAYFLGPAGKDKIRAGNKMARERMSILFDIASEHGGLVLGTGNRTEIALGYTTLFGDAACSLNPIGELYKTEIRQLAGFLELPEPIQTKAPSADLWEGQTDEDEIGLSYDEIDRLLEQIIDKDERSRAHLMGQGFSAKKIERVVSLLNQNSFKRRLPPIASFDKSPIPHFVRLLD, encoded by the coding sequence ATGACTTCTATATCACATATTATTATTGGTTATATGCCTGAAACACAGACAACGCCCCTGAAATCCGACTATGAGACCATCGTCCAGAAAAGCATCCAGTTCCTGCGCACGGAGCTCGAGGCTGCGGGCCGTACTGGCTTTGTTGTTGGTCTCTCTGGAGGAATAGACTCCTCGCTCTGTGCGACTCTTGCCGTGCGGGCTGTGGGCGCACACAAGCTTTTCGGGGTCATGATGCCGTACCGCACATCGTCTCCGAACTCATTAGACGATGCCCGTCTCATGGCCGAATGGCTTGAAATCGAACACAAAATCGTTGACATTTCACCCATGATAGATGCCTATTTTCTTGGGCCTGCGGGCAAAGACAAAATCAGGGCAGGAAACAAAATGGCCAGAGAAAGGATGTCCATCCTTTTTGATATCGCTTCAGAACACGGAGGATTGGTGCTCGGAACTGGCAACCGCACAGAAATTGCTCTCGGCTATACCACCCTCTTTGGAGATGCCGCCTGTTCGCTCAATCCAATCGGAGAGTTGTACAAAACTGAAATCAGGCAGCTGGCTGGGTTTCTTGAACTTCCGGAGCCAATTCAGACTAAAGCTCCCTCGGCTGATCTATGGGAAGGCCAGACCGACGAGGATGAGATTGGCTTGAGCTACGATGAAATCGACCGGCTTCTTGAGCAGATTATCGATAAAGATGAGCGCTCAAGAGCCCATCTTATGGGTCAGGGATTTTCGGCGAAAAAGATAGAGCGGGTTGTCAGCTTGCTCAATCAGAACAGCTTCAAACGCCGTCTGCCTCCAATTGCATCTTTTGACAAGTCGCCCATTCCACACTTTGTTAGACTTCTTGACTGA
- the rplU gene encoding 50S ribosomal protein L21, which yields MYAIFKLSGFQYRGEEGNVISVPSQNASSGSKLDINEVLLIHDGQSATIGAPFVTGARIEAEIVKSGKGEKILMYKYKRRTKYKRTQGHRQGFTEIRISRIVKP from the coding sequence ATGTACGCGATTTTTAAATTATCCGGTTTTCAGTATCGTGGCGAGGAAGGGAATGTCATATCAGTCCCCTCCCAAAATGCCTCGTCCGGATCGAAACTGGATATTAACGAAGTATTGCTCATCCATGACGGCCAGTCCGCAACAATTGGAGCCCCATTTGTCACAGGCGCTCGAATCGAAGCCGAAATCGTCAAATCGGGCAAAGGGGAGAAAATCCTCATGTACAAGTACAAACGGCGTACGAAGTACAAAAGAACGCAAGGGCATCGTCAAGGGTTTACTGAGATCAGAATCAGCAGGATTGTGAAACCGTAA
- the bamA gene encoding outer membrane protein assembly factor BamA produces MYLRAGIALAFVLTLAAFSASQVTAQTAYNVVKIDVEGNRVTTGSLILSVAGIDIGSPLTATNIQSAIERLYALGIFSDVKIEATEVSGGLKIAIVVAELPKLSSLNFVGNKEIKTKDLREKLGLGVGGYISPYLIHLKKQQILEEYAGEGYFQAEVTSELKYNEDSSEASLTYSINEKSKVKVERVVMTGNSRVSANELVKKMRNRKRGFLRSSDFAEEKYPEDLEKIVEEYRKRGFVDAYVISDSTRIDSSTNRMTIYLEVYEGPLYYFGTSAFSGNEILKEPLLKSKLKFEEGEVFNNEEYEQSLYELYTTYQEVGHLHSRITDERVTRSDSILDILYAITEGLPSHVNLVRILGNTKTRENVIRREISMLPGQVFNRSLLIQSVRDIMALNFFTNALPEPVDLPNGDVDIEFKIEEKQTGQVSAGAGYNSQDKVVGNVGLGIPNLGGRGQNLSFNIEFGGRRNSVSISFTEPWLAGRPTLLGLDVFSTNRRWFEDYTEQRQGGSVRLGRRLRWPDRYFRAFTSYRLERTRYHDFDYSYIAANSFRSLAQFDTNRDGIFDQNRFPADSTGIFDRRQTITGRPFQGSPIDIGDEWNTASRLGFTLTRDSRDLPEFATKGSVLSYTFETTGGFLGGYWNYQKHSLALSKFIPLFWKFSLAAKVQYSVVTSPSGDDRILLSDRFSPGGTAYDGVIRGYDDGNLTPDSTFTTADTTFFFLDTNAVPGSDPANDTSFVTSSPLTTRVRGKYLLVTNLEIQVPIVSRSVFGLLFFDAGNSWLNRDKISPFVRPSSDPNIAGGLYKGVGFGFRVAVPGIGTIGFDFAYPLDKYKDEEQKWKPHFQIGTTFR; encoded by the coding sequence ATGTATTTGAGAGCAGGGATCGCTCTTGCCTTCGTCCTGACTCTCGCCGCTTTCTCAGCGTCACAGGTCACGGCGCAGACAGCTTATAATGTAGTCAAGATTGACGTCGAAGGAAACCGCGTCACAACCGGTTCGCTGATTCTCAGCGTCGCCGGAATCGACATTGGTTCCCCACTTACCGCGACCAATATCCAATCAGCTATCGAACGCTTGTATGCTCTCGGCATTTTCTCCGACGTGAAAATCGAGGCGACAGAAGTGTCGGGTGGGCTCAAGATCGCGATTGTGGTTGCTGAACTACCCAAGCTGTCATCGCTTAATTTTGTCGGCAACAAAGAGATAAAAACAAAAGACCTCAGAGAAAAGCTCGGACTCGGTGTCGGCGGCTATATCTCTCCCTACCTTATCCATCTTAAGAAACAACAAATCCTCGAAGAGTACGCCGGTGAAGGTTATTTCCAGGCCGAAGTGACATCGGAACTCAAATACAATGAGGATTCGTCAGAAGCAAGTCTGACGTATTCAATTAACGAAAAGTCCAAGGTCAAAGTCGAGCGGGTTGTGATGACTGGAAATTCTCGCGTATCGGCCAACGAATTAGTTAAGAAAATGCGAAACCGTAAAAGAGGGTTTTTACGAAGCTCTGATTTTGCCGAAGAAAAATATCCTGAAGACTTGGAAAAAATAGTTGAGGAATACCGCAAACGAGGATTTGTCGATGCCTATGTCATCTCTGATTCAACTCGCATCGATTCTTCCACTAATCGCATGACGATATACCTCGAGGTATACGAAGGGCCGCTCTATTACTTTGGAACATCCGCATTCTCCGGCAACGAAATCCTGAAAGAGCCATTGCTCAAGAGCAAACTCAAATTCGAAGAAGGCGAAGTCTTCAACAACGAGGAGTACGAGCAGTCCCTTTATGAACTCTACACAACCTACCAGGAGGTTGGCCATCTTCATTCCCGGATAACTGACGAGAGGGTCACGCGTTCTGATTCTATTCTCGATATTTTGTATGCCATCACCGAAGGCCTTCCTTCCCATGTAAATCTCGTGAGAATTCTGGGCAACACGAAAACACGCGAGAATGTTATCCGGCGTGAAATCTCGATGCTTCCCGGGCAGGTCTTTAATAGATCGCTTCTTATCCAGTCTGTTCGGGATATAATGGCGCTCAACTTTTTCACCAATGCCCTGCCGGAGCCAGTCGATCTGCCCAATGGAGATGTCGACATTGAATTCAAAATTGAAGAAAAGCAGACCGGTCAGGTCTCCGCGGGCGCTGGCTACAATAGTCAGGATAAGGTCGTAGGAAATGTCGGACTTGGCATTCCCAACTTAGGCGGACGGGGACAAAATCTGTCGTTTAATATCGAATTCGGCGGACGACGCAACTCTGTTTCGATTTCTTTCACTGAGCCGTGGCTCGCGGGACGCCCCACGCTTCTGGGCCTCGATGTTTTCAGCACTAATCGCCGCTGGTTTGAAGATTACACCGAACAACGCCAAGGCGGCTCGGTGCGGCTTGGACGACGACTCAGATGGCCGGACAGGTATTTCCGCGCCTTCACCTCATATCGGCTTGAACGCACACGGTATCACGACTTTGACTATTCATATATAGCTGCAAATTCATTTAGATCGCTTGCGCAATTTGACACCAATCGGGATGGTATTTTCGACCAAAATAGATTTCCCGCCGACAGCACAGGGATCTTCGATCGAAGACAAACAATCACCGGCCGGCCCTTTCAGGGTTCTCCAATCGACATCGGCGACGAATGGAACACCGCTTCCCGGCTTGGATTTACCCTCACACGCGATTCACGTGACCTACCTGAGTTTGCGACAAAAGGCTCGGTATTGAGCTATACCTTTGAAACGACTGGCGGGTTTTTGGGTGGATATTGGAATTATCAGAAACATTCTCTCGCCCTTTCAAAATTTATTCCTCTTTTCTGGAAGTTTTCGTTGGCCGCGAAAGTACAATACAGTGTGGTTACCTCTCCTTCTGGCGATGATAGAATCCTCCTCTCTGATCGATTTAGCCCGGGAGGGACAGCCTACGACGGGGTGATACGAGGATATGACGACGGCAATCTGACACCCGATTCAACCTTTACAACCGCGGACACAACTTTCTTCTTCCTCGACACCAATGCCGTACCGGGATCTGATCCGGCTAACGATACTTCCTTTGTGACATCGAGTCCGCTAACAACTCGCGTTCGCGGAAAATATCTGCTCGTGACTAATCTTGAAATACAGGTGCCGATTGTGTCGCGCTCTGTTTTCGGACTCTTATTCTTTGATGCGGGCAATTCATGGCTCAATCGGGACAAGATTAGCCCGTTTGTCCGTCCAAGTTCTGACCCCAATATTGCAGGCGGCCTATATAAGGGAGTTGGGTTCGGATTCAGGGTCGCCGTACCCGGTATTGGAACAATCGGCTTTGATTTCGCTTATCCATTAGACAAGTATAAAGATGAAGAACAGAAGTGGAAACCCCACTTTCAAATCGGGACGACTTTTCGGTAA